From one Nilaparvata lugens isolate BPH chromosome 2, ASM1435652v1, whole genome shotgun sequence genomic stretch:
- the LOC120350097 gene encoding gem-associated protein 2-like, which produces MDDSDNNPDYVNNPNNSEDSEVDEEEEEPVVIARPGNEEDGEWTDIDKIPDIDVFCGDSGVTDVSQLDQHSTVLDFFNYFIDNDLLHKIKHETNLYAHNNSLGS; this is translated from the exons ATGGATGATTCTGACAACAACCCAGATTATGTGAATAATCCAAATAACAGTGAag ATTCTGAAGttgatgaggaagaagaggaaccAGTTGTGATTGCTAGACCAGGCAATGAAGAGGATGGCGAGTGGACTGATATTGATAAGATACCAGACATTGATGTGTTTTGTGGGGATAGTGGTGTTACTGATGTGAGTCAGCTTGATCAACATAGCACAGTGTtggattttttcaactattttataGACAATGATTTGCTACATAAAATAAAGCATGAAACAAATCTGTATGCACACAACAACAGCTTAGGAAGTTGA